One Curtobacterium sp. BH-2-1-1 genomic region harbors:
- a CDS encoding universal stress protein: protein MTRYTVAVDDSDAAQAAVEWLTGVVDPGLDVVKAVSVPELVGDLPSRAEHRLLEARAVLLHHQPRLRVTTDLVDGGTVRGLLRGGATGDVLVIGGRQRRRLLAAVRGRVAERVVAEATTPVIVVPEERVEHGGPVVLGVDSRSGAAALAYAGALAARWHRELVLVRAWQSPSTTTPFGAVYFEGDLSTWERTADLQLEAALHAVDAAHPDVAVLGRPRRGSAGHVLLHESASASLVVVGRRHRSAVAGLLSGSVGETLMHEAHVPVLIVPPRTMSPGDLSRPTPHARDTG, encoded by the coding sequence ATGACCCGGTACACGGTCGCCGTGGACGACTCGGACGCCGCCCAGGCGGCAGTGGAGTGGCTGACCGGGGTCGTGGACCCAGGCCTCGACGTGGTCAAGGCAGTCAGCGTGCCCGAACTGGTCGGTGATCTCCCTTCCAGGGCAGAGCACCGCCTCCTCGAGGCGCGGGCCGTCCTGCTCCACCACCAGCCCAGACTGCGCGTCACGACGGACCTCGTCGACGGCGGGACCGTCCGCGGGCTCCTCCGCGGAGGAGCCACGGGGGACGTGCTCGTCATCGGAGGCCGTCAGCGCCGACGTCTGCTCGCGGCGGTGCGCGGCCGCGTTGCCGAGCGCGTGGTCGCGGAAGCGACGACGCCGGTGATCGTGGTCCCGGAGGAACGCGTCGAGCACGGCGGTCCCGTCGTCCTCGGTGTGGACAGCCGATCCGGAGCCGCAGCGCTGGCGTATGCCGGGGCGCTCGCGGCACGCTGGCACCGGGAGCTCGTCCTCGTCCGGGCATGGCAGTCGCCCTCGACGACGACACCGTTCGGTGCCGTGTACTTCGAGGGCGACCTGTCCACCTGGGAGCGGACGGCCGATCTCCAGCTGGAGGCAGCACTGCACGCCGTCGACGCGGCGCACCCCGACGTCGCCGTCCTCGGACGACCTCGACGGGGTTCCGCCGGGCACGTCCTGCTGCACGAGTCCGCATCGGCGTCGCTGGTCGTCGTCGGTCGCCGGCACCGGAGCGCGGTGGCTGGACTGCTCTCCGGCAGCGTCGGCGAGACGCTCATGCACGAGGCACACGTCCCCGTGCTCATCGTCCCGCCGCGAACGATGTCGCCCGGCGACCTCAGCCGCCCGACGCCGCACGCTCGTGACACGGGCTGA
- a CDS encoding universal stress protein, whose protein sequence is MTVRRHGGVLVAGYDDSLGGRAALHQAAALARLLDAELRIVMVWREPAMFDDVATGLGELPADTAADDAERILRRASEAEFRGGVPPWVHLELLLGPAADVLIEQSSIARMLVVGRRSHSGFVGLRLGSVSARCSEHAHCPVLVVPPTTRLAEHEPEHVTAGAQRPPGSAPAP, encoded by the coding sequence ATGACCGTCCGACGACACGGCGGCGTCCTCGTCGCGGGGTACGACGACTCCCTCGGCGGCCGCGCGGCGCTCCACCAAGCAGCAGCACTCGCCCGACTCCTCGACGCAGAGCTCCGCATCGTCATGGTGTGGCGTGAACCCGCGATGTTCGACGACGTCGCCACGGGCCTCGGCGAACTCCCCGCCGACACGGCGGCGGACGATGCCGAACGCATCCTCCGCCGCGCATCCGAAGCCGAGTTCCGTGGCGGGGTCCCGCCGTGGGTGCACCTCGAACTCCTGCTCGGTCCCGCCGCCGACGTCCTCATCGAGCAGAGCTCGATCGCGCGGATGCTCGTCGTCGGCAGGAGGTCGCACTCTGGGTTCGTCGGGCTCCGACTCGGATCCGTCAGCGCCCGCTGCAGCGAACACGCCCACTGCCCGGTCCTGGTCGTCCCACCCACGACCCGGCTCGCGGAACACGAGCCGGAGCACGTCACGGCAGGCGCGCAACGCCCGCCTGGATCGGCCCCCGCACCGTGA
- a CDS encoding BON domain-containing protein — translation MTRTEHRSDSTIKHDVQQELDWTPGIEATAIGVAVDDGVVTLSGTVDSFSERIQASRAALRVQGVHALADDLVVRAAARALHTDAEIAKMVHQALDADDTVPAGHLQVEVADHTVTLHGSVPWHFQRLAAIRDAERVPGVKYVLNHVELTPRPTATDTEARIAQAFVRHAQLDADRLEVSVRDSVVTLTGRVGSAAEKREAELAAWRSPHVTDVQNLLIVQP, via the coding sequence ATGACCCGAACCGAACACCGCTCAGACTCGACGATCAAACACGACGTGCAGCAGGAACTCGACTGGACCCCCGGCATCGAGGCCACTGCCATCGGCGTCGCGGTCGACGACGGCGTGGTGACACTCAGCGGCACCGTCGACAGCTTCTCGGAGCGAATCCAGGCCAGCCGGGCAGCGCTCCGTGTGCAGGGTGTCCACGCCCTCGCCGACGACCTCGTCGTGCGTGCTGCGGCACGTGCCCTGCACACCGACGCCGAGATCGCGAAGATGGTCCATCAGGCGCTCGACGCGGACGACACCGTGCCGGCCGGTCACCTGCAGGTCGAGGTCGCCGACCACACCGTCACCCTCCACGGATCAGTCCCGTGGCACTTCCAACGGCTCGCTGCGATCCGCGACGCCGAGCGCGTTCCCGGCGTCAAGTACGTCCTCAACCACGTGGAGCTCACCCCCAGGCCAACAGCCACGGACACGGAGGCCCGCATCGCTCAGGCGTTCGTCCGTCACGCCCAGCTCGACGCGGACCGCCTCGAGGTGTCCGTCCGCGACTCCGTGGTCACCCTGACCGGCCGGGTCGGCTCCGCAGCCGAGAAGCGGGAAGCCGAACTCGCCGCATGGCGGTCGCCCCACGTCACCGATGTGCAGAACCTGCTGATCGTGCAACCATGA
- a CDS encoding zinc-binding alcohol dehydrogenase family protein: MVPETMRAWVTESVPGSLRLRVDEPTPRPLGDEVLVRVEACGLCRTDLHVIDRELPKHLSHVVPGHQVVGTVVQRGAGAGRFVLGDRVGVAWLRSTCGRCDACRTGAENLCLLSSYTGWDANGGFAEYTVVPEAFAYPIAGTADAAGTAPLLCAGIIGYRALERAALPDGGLLGIFGFGSSAGITARLAAARGARIAVSTRGESNRRRARAAGAVFVGDAAEVGPDEVDSAIVFAPAGELVPVALRATKPGGTVVLAGIHMSDLPPMPYRLLFDERDLRTVTANTRADGAALFRLAATLDLAPEVTVLPFSRLPDAVGDLRAGRLGGSIVLSAWS, from the coding sequence ATGGTGCCGGAGACGATGCGCGCGTGGGTGACCGAGTCCGTGCCGGGCTCCCTGCGGCTCCGCGTCGACGAGCCGACGCCACGGCCGCTCGGCGACGAGGTGCTCGTGCGTGTCGAAGCCTGTGGGCTCTGCCGGACCGACCTGCACGTCATCGACCGAGAGCTGCCAAAACACCTCTCGCACGTCGTCCCCGGCCACCAGGTCGTCGGTACGGTCGTCCAACGCGGTGCCGGGGCGGGACGTTTCGTACTCGGCGACCGGGTCGGCGTCGCCTGGCTCAGGAGCACCTGTGGACGGTGCGACGCATGTCGGACCGGGGCCGAGAACCTCTGTCTGCTGAGTTCCTACACGGGGTGGGACGCCAACGGTGGCTTCGCCGAGTACACGGTGGTACCCGAGGCGTTCGCGTACCCGATCGCCGGTACCGCGGACGCCGCAGGGACGGCCCCGCTGCTCTGTGCCGGCATCATCGGGTACCGGGCGCTCGAGCGTGCCGCGCTGCCCGACGGCGGTCTGCTGGGGATCTTCGGGTTCGGGTCGAGCGCGGGGATCACCGCCCGGCTCGCGGCTGCTCGTGGCGCGCGGATCGCGGTCTCCACCAGGGGTGAGTCGAACCGTCGGCGTGCGCGAGCGGCGGGCGCGGTGTTCGTCGGGGACGCGGCCGAGGTCGGTCCGGACGAGGTGGACAGCGCGATCGTGTTCGCGCCGGCGGGTGAGCTGGTGCCGGTGGCGTTGCGGGCGACGAAGCCGGGCGGCACCGTCGTCCTGGCTGGGATCCACATGAGCGACCTCCCGCCGATGCCCTACCGGCTGCTCTTCGACGAGCGTGACCTCCGGACCGTCACTGCGAACACCCGCGCCGACGGAGCTGCCTTGTTCCGTCTCGCCGCCACGCTCGACCTCGCTCCTGAGGTCACCGTCCTGCCGTTCTCACGACTTCCGGACGCCGTCGGTGATCTCCGAGCGGGCCGTCTCGGCGGCTCGATCGTCCTCAGCGCCTGGTCGTGA
- a CDS encoding BON domain-containing protein, whose protein sequence is MSARRHVEASAIPADAARSAEVAQRIEQALFEDASLDAHNVLVIVSGDELALRGHVRSWSERSHIGEIAWNTPGVCAVVNDLVLFDDAAVHGRRLHGTDPMDLGAGGCDV, encoded by the coding sequence ATGAGCGCGCGCCGTCACGTGGAGGCGTCGGCGATCCCAGCGGATGCAGCGAGGTCTGCCGAGGTCGCCCAGCGCATCGAGCAGGCACTGTTCGAGGACGCCTCGTTGGACGCCCACAACGTGCTCGTGATCGTGAGTGGTGACGAACTCGCCCTGCGGGGTCACGTCCGGTCCTGGTCCGAACGCAGCCACATCGGCGAGATCGCATGGAACACGCCGGGAGTCTGCGCGGTCGTGAACGACCTCGTCCTCTTCGACGACGCCGCTGTGCACGGACGCCGCCTGCACGGGACAGACCCGATGGACCTCGGTGCGGGTGGCTGCGATGTCTGA
- a CDS encoding DUF805 domain-containing protein yields MSEHSERIPPTGMDLPDAVRTVARKAADFRGRAARPEFWWFILFSAVVGTALGAANVVTPAGTVMVGSALSGVWSVVVFVPTLAVTVRRLRDAGRRWQNVFWLLLPFVGLILLIVRLCEPSVGATTNGLTGPSTLPLDGQAVRH; encoded by the coding sequence ATGTCCGAGCACAGTGAGCGCATCCCGCCGACCGGCATGGACCTCCCGGACGCGGTGCGGACGGTGGCCCGGAAGGCCGCCGACTTCCGCGGCCGAGCGGCACGGCCCGAGTTCTGGTGGTTCATCCTCTTCAGCGCCGTCGTCGGTACCGCACTCGGCGCCGCGAACGTCGTGACGCCCGCGGGGACCGTGATGGTCGGCTCGGCGCTGTCCGGGGTCTGGTCGGTCGTGGTGTTCGTGCCGACCCTCGCCGTCACGGTTCGGCGACTGCGCGATGCCGGACGTCGTTGGCAGAACGTGTTCTGGCTGCTCCTGCCCTTCGTCGGACTGATCCTGCTCATCGTCCGGCTCTGTGAACCCAGCGTGGGGGCGACGACGAACGGCCTGACGGGACCTTCGACCCTGCCGCTGGACGGTCAGGCGGTCCGACACTGA
- a CDS encoding metalloregulator ArsR/SmtB family transcription factor, translating to MHVDKQPCGLDPESEYVELAVEVFAMLADATRVKIILALRRAEEMSVNHLADVVDKSPAAVSQHLAKLRLARMVSTRRDGTTVFYRLTDEHASELVVDAVKQAEHVVGAAPHHRGEQERA from the coding sequence GTGCACGTAGACAAGCAACCATGCGGGCTCGATCCGGAGTCGGAGTACGTCGAGCTCGCGGTCGAGGTGTTCGCGATGCTCGCGGACGCGACCCGCGTGAAGATCATCCTCGCCCTGCGCCGCGCCGAGGAGATGTCCGTGAACCACCTGGCGGACGTCGTGGACAAGAGTCCAGCAGCGGTCTCGCAACACCTCGCGAAGCTGCGGCTCGCCCGGATGGTCTCGACGCGACGCGACGGCACGACGGTGTTCTACCGACTCACGGACGAGCACGCCTCCGAGCTCGTCGTCGACGCCGTCAAGCAGGCGGAGCACGTGGTCGGAGCGGCACCGCACCACCGTGGGGAACAGGAACGGGCATGA
- a CDS encoding cation diffusion facilitator family transporter — protein sequence MSPHSHDHPHPHSHDHDHPHPHGGVSGFLHDLFVPHTHDSADSIDDAMEASSAGVRALKISLFVLLGTTILQAVIVAFTGSIALLADTVHNFADALTAVPLWIAFVLGRRLATRRMTYGYGRAEDLAGMFIVFVVALSAVVAGWQAIDRFVHPRPVEAPWLLVAAGLIGFAGNEVVAIYRVRVGQRIGSAALVADGVHARLDGFTSLSVVLGAIGVMVGFPLADPIIGLLISLSILLLLWGTVRSIGARLMDAVDPALVGRAEHALEHADGVLAVRDVRLRWTGHRLTGSATIEVANTDLHAATRLAAHAEGHLRDAVRNIDEFTVTPAVATRTGDHPH from the coding sequence ATGAGCCCGCACAGCCACGACCACCCGCATCCGCACAGCCACGACCACGACCACCCGCACCCGCACGGTGGGGTGTCGGGCTTCCTCCACGACCTCTTCGTCCCGCACACGCACGACAGCGCGGACTCGATCGACGACGCGATGGAAGCCAGCTCCGCCGGCGTCCGCGCGCTGAAGATCAGCCTCTTCGTCCTCCTCGGCACCACCATCCTGCAAGCCGTGATCGTCGCGTTCACCGGATCGATCGCCCTGCTCGCGGACACCGTCCACAACTTCGCGGACGCACTGACCGCCGTGCCGCTGTGGATCGCGTTCGTCCTCGGCCGCCGCCTCGCGACCCGCCGGATGACCTACGGGTACGGTCGCGCCGAGGACCTCGCCGGCATGTTCATCGTCTTCGTCGTCGCGCTCTCCGCCGTCGTCGCCGGCTGGCAGGCGATCGATCGCTTCGTGCACCCACGCCCGGTCGAGGCGCCCTGGCTGCTCGTCGCCGCCGGGCTCATCGGGTTCGCCGGCAACGAGGTCGTCGCGATCTACCGTGTCCGCGTCGGTCAGCGCATCGGTTCGGCGGCGCTCGTGGCCGACGGAGTGCACGCCCGGCTCGACGGCTTCACGTCCCTGTCGGTGGTCCTCGGTGCGATCGGCGTCATGGTCGGCTTCCCGCTCGCCGATCCGATCATCGGTCTGCTCATCTCGCTCTCGATCCTGCTGCTGCTCTGGGGAACGGTGCGGTCGATCGGGGCGCGTCTCATGGACGCGGTCGATCCCGCGCTGGTCGGCCGGGCGGAACACGCGCTCGAGCACGCCGACGGGGTGCTCGCCGTCCGTGACGTCCGACTCCGCTGGACCGGGCACCGGCTCACCGGGTCCGCGACGATCGAGGTCGCGAACACCGATCTGCACGCGGCCACGCGCCTCGCGGCTCACGCCGAGGGGCACCTCCGCGACGCGGTTCGCAACATCGACGAGTTCACGGTCACACCAGCGGTGGCCACCCGCACCGGCGACCACCCGCACTGA